A single window of Alphaproteobacteria bacterium DNA harbors:
- a CDS encoding AAA family ATPase, translating to MIEEFYGFSAPPFSLSPDARFYYDSPGHRQALAYLQFGLQQGEGFIVITGEIGAGKSTLINRLLGELDHNATEVAYITTSNVNPDDVLRLICSRFQLTPDGPDKASLLRALEAYLVYQRRIGRRVLVIVDEAQNLPKGTIEELRMLSNTSVDGMSAIQCFLVGQPQFKAILSDPDMEQLRQRVIASYHLDKLNQTETKRYIQHRMQVVGWTGRPEFTDDAVVAIFRATGGVPRRINNACSRLLMHGALEELEVIDAAAAQEVLSEMGTEVAEAASSQGTGLSLDARPAAPTGSPALAPQAVAELAARLQSVERKLTGIERAQTQIAKQLTDLRALEGRVEELEAHGGDGGGAVADAAGLSGEIDACAGRLQALDRQIAEALEALPQTDANALQGRLASLEEAIQSRLPANDAGQGEQLAQLGGELRVQGEILRDLMTVAMSLLGRPEAGEDEAINRIAN from the coding sequence ATGATCGAAGAATTCTACGGGTTCTCCGCCCCGCCCTTCTCCCTCAGCCCCGACGCGCGGTTCTATTACGACAGTCCCGGGCACCGGCAGGCGCTGGCCTATCTGCAATTCGGGCTGCAACAGGGCGAAGGCTTCATCGTCATCACGGGCGAGATCGGGGCCGGCAAGTCGACCCTGATCAACCGCCTGCTGGGCGAGTTGGACCACAACGCGACCGAGGTCGCCTATATCACCACCAGCAATGTCAATCCCGACGACGTGCTGCGCCTGATCTGCAGCCGGTTTCAGCTGACGCCGGACGGTCCCGACAAGGCATCGCTGTTGCGCGCGCTGGAAGCCTATCTGGTGTATCAGCGCCGCATCGGCCGGCGGGTGCTGGTGATTGTCGACGAGGCGCAGAACCTGCCGAAAGGCACGATCGAGGAGCTGCGCATGCTCTCGAACACCAGTGTCGACGGCATGTCGGCGATCCAGTGTTTTCTGGTGGGCCAGCCGCAGTTCAAGGCGATCCTGTCCGATCCGGACATGGAGCAGTTGCGCCAGCGCGTGATCGCCTCCTATCACCTGGACAAGCTGAACCAGACCGAGACCAAGCGCTATATCCAGCACCGCATGCAAGTGGTGGGCTGGACGGGGCGGCCGGAATTCACCGACGACGCCGTGGTGGCGATCTTCCGCGCCACCGGCGGTGTGCCGCGGCGCATCAACAATGCGTGCAGCCGGTTGTTGATGCACGGCGCCCTCGAAGAACTCGAGGTGATCGATGCCGCCGCCGCCCAGGAAGTCTTGAGCGAGATGGGCACGGAAGTGGCGGAGGCCGCCAGCAGCCAGGGCACCGGCCTGTCGCTGGACGCCCGGCCCGCAGCGCCGACCGGTTCGCCGGCCCTGGCTCCGCAGGCCGTGGCGGAGTTGGCGGCCCGTCTGCAGTCGGTGGAGCGGAAGCTGACCGGCATCGAGCGGGCCCAGACCCAGATCGCGAAGCAACTGACCGACCTGCGCGCGCTGGAAGGCCGGGTCGAAGAGCTGGAAGCCCATGGCGGCGACGGCGGCGGCGCCGTGGCGGATGCCGCGGGCCTGAGCGGCGAGATCGACGCGTGCGCGGGCCGGTTGCAGGCGCTGGATCGGCAGATCGCCGAAGCGCTGGAAGCGTTGCCGCAAACCGATGCGAATGCCCTTCAGGGCCGCCTCGCCAGCCTGGAAGAGGCGATCCAAAGCCGTCTGCCGGCGAACGACGCCGGGCAGGGCGAGCAACTGGCGCAACTGGGTGGCGAGCTGCGCGTGCAGGGCGAAATCTTGCGGGATCTGATGACGGTGGCCATGTCCCTGCTGGGCCGTCCCGAAGCCGGCGAGGACGAGGCCATCAATCGGATCGCAAACTGA
- a CDS encoding TIGR03016 family PEP-CTERM system-associated outer membrane protein, which produces MAVSLLATAPAWAVDWQFNPYVSEQLSVSNTSGQGGGSGSDNGDGLAARTTVGTNTRATGRRLKLTADAALAMVNRTDGRTVDLEQNLHGLSTLELVPNRFLVDANLSSTRELVSTTSPVSGAGAGTDNNNRTSVTSVSISPYWQQRYGRWAQSLARYRHTEVIGSGGDSNDSRNDSVELQLVAGHKLQPWRPALTGEWTNIDERGSAGSTPNDLTRYSLAFSNQLGLSRRYSLTGSIGYDNVDAPTQTRDLSGISWSIGAIGRPGPRSSFDLSFGQRYGEWAVNGTASYALTSHLSMRLSAKQSLGTGLQDFVNDSNLVTVDPITGELVTPGGTPVGFLDRGIDNQISVSQSVETSLIGDYGRNRITVSSYVERRNFDVGNEDLVRVRGVVTRRLSPDLSATLASFYRYTKPTIEATSHTVNARFDLNYRLGRRTTVFAGYSYTTRRSSDTTLEYDEHVASVGGRISF; this is translated from the coding sequence ATGGCGGTTTCGCTCCTGGCCACCGCGCCGGCATGGGCGGTCGACTGGCAATTCAATCCGTATGTCAGCGAACAATTGTCGGTTTCGAACACGAGCGGACAGGGCGGCGGCTCCGGTTCCGACAATGGCGACGGTTTGGCGGCCCGTACCACGGTCGGCACCAATACCCGGGCGACCGGTCGCCGTCTGAAGCTGACCGCGGACGCCGCGTTGGCGATGGTCAATCGCACGGACGGGCGCACGGTCGACCTGGAGCAGAACCTGCACGGGCTGTCGACCCTGGAACTGGTTCCGAACCGGTTCCTGGTGGACGCGAATCTCTCGTCGACGCGAGAATTGGTTTCCACCACCAGCCCGGTCAGCGGCGCCGGTGCGGGCACCGACAACAACAACCGGACCAGCGTCACGTCCGTCAGCATCAGCCCGTACTGGCAGCAGCGCTACGGCCGCTGGGCGCAAAGCCTGGCCCGTTATCGCCACACCGAGGTGATCGGCAGCGGTGGCGACAGCAACGATTCCCGCAATGACAGCGTCGAACTGCAACTGGTGGCCGGCCACAAGCTTCAGCCCTGGCGGCCTGCGCTCACGGGCGAGTGGACGAATATCGACGAGCGCGGATCGGCCGGGTCGACCCCCAACGACCTGACGCGCTACTCCCTCGCGTTTTCCAACCAGCTTGGCCTGTCGCGCCGCTATTCGCTGACGGGGTCCATCGGTTACGACAATGTGGACGCGCCGACGCAGACCCGCGATCTGAGCGGCATCAGCTGGAGCATTGGCGCCATCGGCCGGCCGGGACCGCGGTCGTCGTTCGATTTGTCCTTCGGACAGCGGTATGGCGAGTGGGCGGTCAACGGCACGGCCTCCTATGCCCTGACCAGCCATTTGAGCATGCGTCTGTCGGCGAAGCAGAGTCTGGGCACCGGCCTGCAGGATTTCGTGAACGACAGCAACCTGGTGACCGTCGATCCGATCACGGGCGAGCTGGTGACGCCGGGGGGTACGCCGGTGGGCTTTCTCGACCGGGGCATCGACAACCAGATTTCCGTGAGCCAGTCGGTGGAGACGTCGCTGATCGGCGATTACGGGCGCAACCGGATCACCGTATCCAGCTATGTCGAACGGCGGAATTTCGATGTCGGCAACGAGGACCTCGTCCGGGTGCGCGGCGTGGTGACCCGCCGGCTCAGTCCGGACCTTTCGGCGACCTTGGCCTCCTTCTACCGCTACACCAAGCCCACCATCGAAGCGACGAGCCACACCGTCAACGCCCGCTTCGATCTCAACTACCGCCTGGGCCGCCGAACGACCGTGTTCGCCGGCTATTCCTATACCACCCGCCGGTCTTCGGACACGACGCTTGAGTACGACGAGCATGTCGCCAGTGTCGGCGGCAGGATATCGTTCTGA
- a CDS encoding DUF3473 domain-containing protein has protein sequence MTSVDKAITNAMSVDVEDYYQVWALSSVVRRADWPSFESRVEGSTSRILDLFDQAGVKATFFTLGCVAERHPDLVRRIVTAGHELASHGFWHDKVHDLSRSGFLEDVRRTRLLLEDLGGMAVRGYRAPSFSINENTPWAYDVLAEAGYVYSSSLHPIVHDHYGRPDAPRFPYVEASGIREIPVATVEWRGRRITCAGGGFFRLLPYAAWFRPLLRRLHAQDRQPATFYFHPWEIDAGQPRVRGLPARSRLRHYTNLSKMEGKLRLLLRDFHWDRMDRVYALPGAPGPA, from the coding sequence ATGACGAGTGTGGACAAAGCCATCACCAACGCCATGTCGGTGGACGTGGAGGACTATTACCAGGTCTGGGCGCTGTCCAGCGTGGTCCGGCGCGCGGACTGGCCGTCGTTTGAGAGCCGCGTCGAGGGCAGCACCTCCCGCATTCTCGACCTGTTCGACCAGGCCGGTGTCAAGGCGACCTTCTTCACGCTGGGCTGCGTCGCCGAACGGCATCCCGATCTGGTCCGCCGCATCGTGACCGCGGGCCATGAACTGGCCAGCCATGGTTTCTGGCACGACAAGGTGCACGACCTCAGCCGCAGCGGGTTTCTGGAGGATGTGCGCCGCACCCGCCTGCTGCTGGAGGATCTGGGCGGGATGGCGGTGCGGGGCTATCGCGCGCCCAGCTTCTCGATCAACGAGAACACGCCCTGGGCCTATGACGTGCTGGCGGAGGCCGGCTATGTCTACAGTTCCAGCCTGCACCCGATCGTCCACGACCATTACGGCCGGCCGGATGCGCCGCGCTTTCCCTATGTCGAGGCGAGCGGCATTCGCGAAATCCCGGTGGCGACGGTGGAATGGCGCGGCCGCCGCATCACCTGCGCCGGCGGCGGCTTTTTCCGCCTGCTGCCCTACGCCGCCTGGTTCCGGCCGCTGCTGCGTCGCCTGCATGCGCAGGATCGCCAGCCCGCGACCTTCTACTTCCATCCTTGGGAAATCGATGCCGGCCAGCCGCGGGTCAGGGGGCTGCCGGCGCGGTCGCGCCTGCGGCACTACACCAATCTGTCGAAAATGGAAGGCAAGCTGAGGCTGCTGCTCCGGGATTTCCATTGGGATCGCATGGATCGGGTCTATGCGCTGCCGGGCGCACCGGGGCCGGCCTAG
- a CDS encoding FemAB family PEP-CTERM system-associated protein has product MAAAIAIARLDAADAAAWDAFVLQEPSATFFHRAGWARVIRRAYGYDTHFLMARRNGEIVGVLPLVHLKTLAFGQSLISMGFCVYGGIASSDPLAIEALAAEAARLGEQLGVGYVEMRSEQAQIPGWQTKSDVYATFRRELHDDDDANLKAIPRKKRADVRKGIKSDLTVDTSGDIDTFHAIYAESVRNLGTPVFSKRYIRTIAEEFGDDCEISVVHGPQGPVAALASFFFRDQVLPYYGGGTFAARPLHAYDQLYWTLMGRAVRRGARVFDFGRSKYGTGAFDYKTYWGFEPTPLRYQYHLVKASEVPDINPLNPKYRLFVAMWQKLPLPVANRVGPWVARQLG; this is encoded by the coding sequence ATTGCGGCCGCAATCGCCATTGCCCGTCTCGACGCGGCGGACGCCGCGGCCTGGGATGCCTTTGTCCTCCAGGAGCCGAGCGCCACGTTCTTCCACCGCGCCGGCTGGGCGCGTGTGATCCGCCGCGCCTATGGCTATGACACGCATTTCCTGATGGCGCGCCGCAATGGCGAGATCGTCGGCGTGCTGCCGCTGGTGCACCTGAAGACCCTGGCCTTCGGCCAGTCGCTGATTTCCATGGGCTTTTGCGTCTATGGCGGCATTGCCAGCAGCGACCCGCTGGCCATTGAAGCGCTGGCGGCGGAGGCGGCGCGCCTGGGCGAGCAACTGGGGGTCGGCTATGTGGAAATGCGCTCGGAACAGGCGCAGATTCCGGGCTGGCAGACCAAGTCGGACGTCTACGCCACCTTCCGGCGCGAATTGCACGATGACGACGACGCCAATCTGAAGGCGATCCCGCGCAAGAAGCGCGCCGACGTGCGCAAGGGCATCAAGAGCGACCTGACCGTCGACACCAGCGGCGATATCGACACCTTCCATGCCATCTATGCCGAGAGCGTGCGCAATCTCGGCACCCCGGTGTTCTCGAAGCGCTATATCCGCACCATCGCCGAGGAGTTCGGCGACGATTGCGAGATTTCGGTGGTGCACGGGCCGCAAGGTCCGGTGGCGGCGCTGGCCTCGTTTTTCTTCCGCGACCAGGTGCTGCCCTATTATGGCGGCGGCACCTTTGCCGCCCGGCCGCTGCACGCCTATGACCAGCTTTACTGGACCTTGATGGGGCGGGCGGTCCGCCGCGGTGCCAGGGTGTTCGACTTCGGCCGCTCGAAATACGGCACCGGCGCGTTCGACTACAAGACCTATTGGGGGTTCGAGCCGACGCCGCTCCGCTACCAGTATCATCTGGTCAAGGCGTCGGAGGTGCCGGACATCAACCCGCTCAACCCGAAATACAGGCTGTTCGTTGCGATGTGGCAGAAACTGCCGCTTCCCGTCGCCAACCGGGTCGGCCCCTGGGTCGCCCGGCAGTTGGGGTAG